A part of Solenopsis invicta isolate M01_SB chromosome 2, UNIL_Sinv_3.0, whole genome shotgun sequence genomic DNA contains:
- the LOC113003096 gene encoding uncharacterized protein LOC113003096 encodes MDFQNVNPLNIRLNLLSGNLLPLKPGDAQFPMIWRVYSSLVWLIDIIQTIVLIPGLFLASREKVIKDGTVLCVVTLEVFFIATRFHSRKQLVSRLIQKLNDILQFADETMKNVVITTLQPMDNPLKFYWLSGTLAVFLWACLPFVLIFKEESFFYDDYRTPAVFSYQPFSFNVFLLGSILLLMGNMYIFVKKVGLDVYMIHIVLLITAQYRYIATKLTAIFRDGNPLSEFDGSRQKYCSEVDRWVEKEIRALCRHHNTVVHLSSMLKQLLSVNFTLIYVNSVFRFCFIGIMLSTVPSTTLPEALAIVMFSCGSIVQFYMLCSCVQQLLDASKQMTNSAFHEKWYQFGPSVKRTFMLMMLGNNLECKLSMCDKFNLSLPSFMAILNQSYSIALLFLRVK; translated from the exons ATGGATTTTCAAAACGTGAATCCCCTAAACATTCGCTTAAACCTTCTCTCAGGCAACTTGTTGCCGTTAAAACCGGGAGATGCGCAATTCCCGATGATATGGAGGGTATATAGCAGCTTGGTATGGCTAATTGACATAATCCAAACAATTGTATTAATTCCCGGACTATTTCTCGCGTCACGGGAAAAGGTCATAAAAGACGGTACAGTTCTCTGTGTGGTTACCTTAGAGGTGTTCTTTATAGCCACGCGGTTTCATTCACGCAAGCAGTTGGTGAGTCGTTTGATCCAAAAACTGAACGACATTCTGCAGTTTGCGGACGAAACCATGAAGAATGTTGTGATAACAACTCTGCAGCCTATGGATAATCCGCTTAAGTTTTATTGGTTATCTGGCACGTTAGCTGTTTTCTTATGGGCCTGCTTACCGTTTGTATTGATCTTCAAAGAGGAATCCTTTTTTTACGATGACTACAGAACGCCAGCAGTTTTCTCCTATCAGCCCTTTTCGTTTAATGTCTTCCTACTAGGCAGCATCCTTCTACTGATGGGTAACatgtacatttttgtaaagaaaGTTGGATTGGATGTTTATATGATACATATTGTGCTACTGATAACGGCACAGTATCGATATATTGCTACAAAACTTACTGCAATATTTCGAGATGGAAATCCGCTAAGTGAGTTTGATGGATCTCGCCAGAAATACTGTTCTGAAGTAGATCGATGGgtggaaaaagaaataagagcGTTATGTCGACATCACAACACTGTCGTTCA CTTATCATCtatgttaaaacaattattatctGTGAACTTCACTCTAATTTATGTGAACAGCGTCTTTCGATTTTGTTTTATCGGTATCATGCTAAGTACA gTACCATCAACGACTCTGCCGGAAGCTTTGGCAATTGTCATGTTCTCATGTGGTTCAATAGTGCAATTTTACATGTTATGTTCTTGCGTCCAACAATTGCTAGATGCG AGTAAGCAAATGACGAATAGTGCATTTCACGAAAAGTGGTATCAGTTTGGACCATCTGTAAAACGTACATTTATGTTGATGATGTTAGGTAATAATTTAGAGTGCAAGCTTTCGATGTGcgacaaatttaatttgtctCTGCCCTCTTTTATGGCG ATCTTAAATCAATCATATTCGATTGCTCTTCTCTTCTTACGAGtgaaataa
- the LOC113003126 gene encoding uncharacterized protein LOC113003126 — MDFQNVNLLNVRINMLSGNLFPMTADNSRFSIGWKIYSAITWLMILTVVIAFFVGFNLVSKMKAISDGMIGTVFTIEVFFMAVRIHICRDLIVQFIRNMNDILRVQDETMRCAVMTSLELMHSRFLKFYWLSGITTVIIWIGMPLKAVFIKNSFFYEDYRLPFIISKQPFSMEIFLTGGLLLILCSVYVLLKKAAIDIYTLNFVMLMTAQYRYIAVKLEELFREKNSLNEYNFQMGRTDSWAEAEMKAICKHHHTVV; from the coding sequence ATGGACTTCCAAAACGTAAATCTTCTAAATGTGCGAATAAATATGCTTTCTGGAAATTTGTTTCCAATGACAGCAGATAACTCGCGATTCTCCATTGGTTGGAAGATATATAGCGCTATTACATGGTTGATGATTTTAACCGTAGTCATTGCGTTTTTCGTGGGGTTTAATCTGGTATCCAAGATGAAAGCTATAAGCGACGGCATGATAGGCACGGTGTTCACCATAGAAGTGTTCTTCATGGCTGTGCGTATTCATATATGCAGAGATCTGATTGTACAGTTTATCCGGAATATGAATGACATTCTTCGCGTTCAAGACGAGACTATGAGGTGCGCCGTGATGACTTCTCTAGAACTAATGCACTCTCGTTTCCTCAAGTTTTATTGGTTGTCCGGCATCACAACTGTCATAATTTGGATCGGCATGCCGCTAAAAGCGGTCTTCATAAAGAATTCCTTCTTCTACGAAGATTACAGATTACCATTTATCATCAGCAAACAGCCATTCTCGATGGAAATTTTCCTGACAGGTGGTTTATTGTTGATACTCTGCAGCGTGTATGTTCTTTTAAAAAAGGCCGCTATTGATATCTATACGTTGAATTTCGTAATGTTGATGACAGCGCAATATCGTTATATCGCGGTGAAACTTGAAGAACtatttcgagaaaaaaattcattgaacgaatataattttcaaatgggaAGGACAGATTCATGGGCAGAAGCAGAGATGAAAGCGATATGTAAGCATCATCACACCGTCGTTTAG